From Pseudomonadota bacterium:
GAGCCATTTCTCGATGATGTTCCCGGTCTTGAGCGCAGCGGCTTCTTTCTATTCATCAACACAAGCAAGCTCGGCATCACCCTCGATCTAAATACGGACACCGGGCGTGATATTTTCCTTCGCCTGGTCGCCGATTGCGATGTGCTTGTCGAGGATAATCCTCCATCGTTTATGAAGGAGCGCGGGCTCGATTACGAAAACCTTAGCAAGATTAATCCTCGTCTCGTAATGACATCGATTACGCCGTTCGGGCAAAGCGGGCCGTATCGCGAGTATAAGGCATATCACCTGAATTCCTACCACGGCAGCGGCGTGGCCAGGGTCCTCTCGTCGATTCTGCCCAAGGAAACGCCGGTCCCGGTTAAGGGCCCCGGCTTCCTCGGCGATTTCGATTCCGGGCTGTGCGCCGCTACCGCTACCGTAGCTGCATTGTACGGCCGTTTGTTCACAGGAGAGGGGCAGCACATAGATATCTCCAAGCAGGAAGCTCTTATGGCTCTGGAGCGGGTGGAGATGGGCATGTACGGAAACGAGGGAGAGACAAAGTTCAGCACCGTGTTCATGCAGCAGATGATGGGCGGGCTGCAGCGCTGCAAGGATGGCTACGTTCTTATAACGCTGGGCGGCGATCACCACTGGGAGGGGCTGCTGAAACTGCTGGGCGATCCGGTCTGGGCCGGGGAGGAGAAGTACCAGGGCGAGCTGGGCAAATACAAGTATGCGCAGGAGATAAACGAGCATATCGCCGAGTGGATAAAGGATTATACCAAGGAAGATCTGTACCACCGCTGCCAGAAGCTGAACTGCCCTATAGGTATGGTGACCACGGTCGCCGACCTGGCCGCTTCCAGGCAGCTTGAGTCGCGGGAATTTTTCGGCGAGATCGAGCATCCGGTCATGGGCCAGGTCAGGTGTCCGACATCGCCGTATCGTTTTTCCGAGACGCCGCATCGTTTTCACCGCCCGGCGCCCATGCTCGGCGAGCACAACGAGGAGATATTTGTCGATCGATTTGGCTACAGCAGGGAGGACATGATGTGTTTGAGGGGGGCGGGGGTTATCTAGCTATGAGCGAATCGAAGTCGAAACGTTTACCCTTGGAAGGTGTGCGCATTGCCGATTTCACCTGGGCCTGGGCCGGGCCTTACGCTACCGAGCTGCTGGCGTTCCTCGGCGCCGAGGTTATCAAGATCGAGAGCGGCAAGCGTCCCGATCATGCCAGAATACGCTCGCTGACGCTGGGTCTTTCCACGAAGAGCCTCGACAGTTCGCCCGTGTTCAATGACCTCAATCTCAATAA
This genomic window contains:
- a CDS encoding CoA transferase, producing the protein MTNTALGGLKVLEFAQFVSGPYCAKLLADMGAEVIKIEPPIVGDSARKREPFLDDVPGLERSGFFLFINTSKLGITLDLNTDTGRDIFLRLVADCDVLVEDNPPSFMKERGLDYENLSKINPRLVMTSITPFGQSGPYREYKAYHLNSYHGSGVARVLSSILPKETPVPVKGPGFLGDFDSGLCAATATVAALYGRLFTGEGQHIDISKQEALMALERVEMGMYGNEGETKFSTVFMQQMMGGLQRCKDGYVLITLGGDHHWEGLLKLLGDPVWAGEEKYQGELGKYKYAQEINEHIAEWIKDYTKEDLYHRCQKLNCPIGMVTTVADLAASRQLESREFFGEIEHPVMGQVRCPTSPYRFSETPHRFHRPAPMLGEHNEEIFVDRFGYSREDMMCLRGAGVI
- a CDS encoding CoA transferase, with the protein product MSESKSKRLPLEGVRIADFTWAWAGPYATELLAFLGAEVIKIESGKRPDHARIRSLTLGLSTKSLDSSPVFNDLNLNKMSLALDLTKPKAIDIAKRLVAVSDVVAENYRPGVMDKLGLGYDVLKSIKPDIVMLSSSALGSE